One window of Pyrus communis chromosome 12, drPyrComm1.1, whole genome shotgun sequence genomic DNA carries:
- the LOC137711062 gene encoding copper chaperone for superoxide dismutase, chloroplastic/cytosolic-like — translation MAFLRSVATTTAIAAASAFTAAVVLSSLSPSSSSSFVSFRFRFPKPQNRAFLSSAPSLLNPNPPFLATSFAHSSSATQMDVPASEQKPSFQSDGALPELLTEYMVDMKCDGCVKSVKNKLDTVEGVKNVEVDLNSQVVRVLGSTPLKTMTEALEQTGRKVRLIGQGIPEDFLVSAAVSEFKGPDVFGVVRLAQVNMELARIEANFSGLTPGKHGWSINEFGDLTDGAKSTGKVFKPSNEANEPLGDLGTLESDESGNAFFSGVKEKLRVADLIGRSIAIYETADKSDSGIAAAVIARSAGVGENYKKLCTCDGTTIWESTGNDFVTSKV, via the exons atggCATTTCTGAGGTCAGTGGCTACGACTACTGCCATAGCAGCTGCTTCTGCGTTCACTGCCGCCGTTGTCCTTTCTTCCCTCTCtccgtcctcctcctcctcctttgtATCTTTTCGATTTCGAttcccaaaaccccaaaacagAGCCTTTCTCTCCTCCGCGCCGTCTCTGCTCAACCCAAACCCTCCGTTCCTCGCTACAAGCTTCGCCCACTCGTCCTCGGCTACCCAGATGGACGTGCCCGCATCGGAGCAAAAGCCATCCTTTCAG AGTGATGGTGCGTTGCCAGAGCTACTG ACAGAGTACATGGTGGATATGAAATGTGACGGTTGTGTTAAGTCTGTCAAGAACAAGTTAGATACTGTTGAGG GGGTAAAAAATGTAGAGGTAGACCTCAACAGTCAAGTGGTTAGGGTTCTGGGTTCAACGCCTTTGAAGACCATGACTGAAGCTTTGGAGCAGACGGGGCGAAAAGTGAGATTAATTGGGCAGGGGATCCCTGAAG ATTTTTTGGTTTCTGCGGCTGTTTCTGAATTTAAAGGTCCAGATGTGTTTGGTGTGGTTCGTTTAGCTCAGGTTAATATGGAATTGGCTAGGATCGAGGCCAACTTTAGTGGGTTGACGCCTGGGAAACATGGTTGGTCGATCAATGAATTTGGTGATTTAACAGATGGAGCTAAAAGCACTGGAAAAGTGTTTAAACCATCAAATGAAGCAAACGAG CCGCTTGGTGACCTGGGAACACTGGAAAGTGATGAGAGTGGTAATGCCTTCTTCTCTGGGGTCAAAGAGAAGCTGAGAGTTGCTGATCTTATTGGGAGGTCAATAGCAATATATGAAACTGCTGATAAGTCGGACTCTGGTATCGCGGCTGCTGTGATAGCTAGAAGTGCTGGAGTGGGTGAGAACTACAAAAAGCTTTGCACTTGTGACGGAACCACCATATGGGAATCAACGGGCAACGATTTCGTCACCAGCAAGGTCTGA
- the LOC137711744 gene encoding subtilisin-like protease: MEGKKFAMVLQIINLLGFIFVFNPSLVAADEEQNGMQTYIVWVEKPPVSLEPSAVSHEDLERWYRSFLPENMIESSKQTRIVHAYHNVATGFAAKLTPEEVKAMEKKQGFVSAHLETILPLHTTHSPNFLGLQHGSGFWKGANYGKGVIIGVLDTGISPDHPSFSDKGVPPPPAKWKGKCEFDGAICNNKLIGARSFVDGQPAGGPPFDREGHGTHTASTAGGNFVKRAAVFEMAKGTAVGMAPYAHLAIYKVCSILGCFEGDILAAFDAAVDDGVDVISLSVGGPSGPFYTDGIAIGAFGAMQKGIFVSCSAGNSGPSYSSLSNVAPWILTVGASTIDRSIRATTRLGNKKAYNGESLFQPKNFSSNSKLMLPLVYASTIGNTSSPSCERGTLENVGGKIVLCERGGMSGRVDKGAEVKRAGGAAMILMNQEIDGYSTSADPHVLPATHVSYAAGLKIKSYIKSSSKPTATILLKGTVIGDSQAPSVASFSSRGPSIPSPGILKPDIIGPGVSILAAWPVPVDKTIKSKATFNIISGTSMSCPHLSGIAALLKSFHPDWSPAAIKSAIMTTADVHNLGDKSIVDQTLRPADIFAIGAGHVNPTKANDPGLIYDTQPKDYIRYLCGLKYTEKQIQIITQQKVKCSEVGSISEAQLNYPTFSLIVGSNNKTRSQLYTRTVKNVGPANSTYKLEILAPQKMNVDVSPPELRFLKANQIITYRVKFTAQKGAGKEGVSFGQGYLRWVSDKYKVTSPIAVLF; encoded by the coding sequence ATGGAGGGCAAAAAGTTTGCTATGGTGTTGCAGATTATTAATCTTCTTGGCTTCATTTTCGTGTTTAATCCATCACTAGTAGCTGCAGATGAGGAGCAAAATGGCATGCAAACTTATATTGTTTGGGTAGAAAAGCCGCCGGTTTCTCTGGAACCTTCTGCAGTGTCTCATGAAGACTTGGAGAGGTGGTATCGGTCATTTTTGCCAGAAAATATGATTGAAAGCTCGAAGCAGACGCGAATTGTCCATGCATACCACAATGTGGCAACTGGATTTGCAGCAAAGCTAACACCAGAGGAAGTGAAAGCAATGGAAAAGAAACAAGGGTTTGTTTCTGCTCATCTGGAGACTATTCTGCCTTTGCACACAACTCATAGTCCCAACTTCTTGGGTTTGCAGCACGGATCGGGATTTTGGAAAGGAGCAAATTATGGTAAAGGTGTGATCATTGGAGTTTTGGATACCGGGATTTCACCCGATCATCCCTCATTTAGTGACAAAGGAGTGCCTCCTCCTCCAGCTAAATGGAAAGGCAAATGTGAGTTTGATGGGGCAATATGTAATAACAAACTTATTGGTGCAAGAAGTTTTGTAGACGGGCAACCTGCAGGAGGTCCTCCATTTGACAGAGAAGGCCACGGGACACACACAGCTAGCACAGCTGGTGGAAATTTTGTGAAACGCGCCGCAGTGTTTGAAATGGCCAAAGGCACAGCTGTTGGCATGGCGCCATATGCTCATTTGGCAATCTACAAAGTATGCTCAATTTTGGGTTGCTTCGAGGGTGACATTTTGGCTGCCTTTGATGCTGCTGTTGATGATGGCGTGGATGTGATCTCGCTTTCAGTTGGGGGTCCATCTGGTCCTTTTTATACAGATGGGATTGCAATTGGGGCATTCGGAGCAATGCAAAAGGGAATTTTTGTGAGTTGCTCTGCCGGAAACTCTGGTCCTTCCTATTCTAGTTTATCAAATGTGGCCCCATGGATTCTCACCGTCGGCGCCAGCACTATTGACAGAAGCATAAGAGCAACGACACGTCTTGGGAATAAGAAGGCATACAATGGGGAATCTCTCTTCCAGCCTAAGAATTTTAGCTCAAATTCGAAATTAATGTTACCCCTTGTGTATGCAAGCACAATTGGCAACACTTCTTCCCCCTCTTGCGAACGTGGTACGCTTGAAAATGTTGGAGGGAAAATAGTGCTGTGCGAGAGAGGCGGAATGAGCGGAAGAGTCGACAAAGGGGCAGAAGTGAAAAGAGCTGGTGGTGCTGCCATGATTCTCATGAACCAAGAGATTGATGGCTATAGCACATCAGCTGACCCTCATGTGCTTCCCGCAACACATGTGAGTTATGCCGCAGGGTTGAAAATTAAGTCTTATATAAAATCATCCTCCAAACCAACAGCCACAATTTTACTCAAAGGCACTGTTATTGGAGATTCGCAAGCTCCCAGTGTCGCTTCGTTTTCATCAAGAGGACCAAGCATTCCAAGTCCTGGGATTTTGAAACCGGACATCATTGGTCCTGGTGTTAGCATCCTAGCAGCATGGCCTGTTCCAGTGGACAAAACCATAAAGTCTAAAGCAACATTCAACATAATTTCGGGTACTTCAATGTCATGCCCTCACCTAAGTGGCATTGCCGCTTTGCTCAAGAGTTTTCATCCCGACTGGTCTCCAGCTGCAATTAAATCCGCAATCATGACAACCGCAGATGTACATAACCTCGGAGATAAGTCCATAGTTGATCAAACACTTAGGCCTGCAGACATTTTTGCAATAGGTGCAGGCCATGTTAACCCTACAAAAGCAAATGACCCCGGGCTCATATACGACACACAACCGAAGGATTATATCCGTTACTTGTGCGGTTTGAAATACACAGAGAAACAGATACAGATCATCACCCAACAAAAAGTAAAATGCTCAGAAGTAGGATCAATATCAGAAGCACAGCTAAATTACCCTACTTTTTCTCTCATAGTAGGTTCCAATAACAAGACTCGGTCTCAGCTTTACACAAGGACAGTGAAGAATGTCGGGCCGGCTAATTCTACTTACAAGCTGGAAATTTTAGCACCACAAAAGATGAATGTGGATGTGAGTCCACCGGAGCTTAGATTCCTGAAGGCCAACCAGATCATTACGTACCGTGTGAAGTTCACGGCACAGAAGGGTGCAGGGAAGGAAGGTGTATCATTTGGTCAGGGATATTTGAGATGGGTTTCTGATAAGTATAAGGTGACTAGCCCTATAGCTGTGCTCTTTTGA